A window of the Mannheimia granulomatis genome harbors these coding sequences:
- a CDS encoding cytochrome C assembly family protein — MLLPALAIVAYALTLLWVAPTLVNLENATTVNKKPNITLVFGLGMLAIILHSAVLYGDLILISGQNFTVTNVLSLMSFIMAICVTFALIKWKTAWFPLIIVYAFAICSVSVASFVKGSFIRHLQENAGLLFHLGIALFSYALFFLALIYAFQLKWLDRQLKSKKMFFCPILPPLMSVERHFFTLTLAAQAMLTLTLISGMIYLHNFFAPEHIHKAIFSGLAWLVYCVQLLGQWKLRWRGKRVLIYSISGMILLSIGYFGSRIIVH, encoded by the coding sequence ATGTTACTTCCTGCCTTAGCAATAGTTGCTTATGCGTTAACCTTGCTTTGGGTTGCCCCAACGCTGGTAAACTTAGAAAATGCAACCACAGTAAATAAAAAGCCGAATATTACCTTAGTCTTTGGATTAGGTATGTTGGCGATTATTTTGCATTCTGCAGTGTTATATGGCGATCTTATTTTAATTTCGGGTCAAAATTTTACGGTAACCAATGTACTTTCGTTGATGAGTTTTATCATGGCAATTTGCGTAACATTTGCGTTAATAAAATGGAAAACCGCATGGTTTCCACTGATTATCGTTTATGCTTTTGCCATTTGCAGTGTATCGGTTGCCAGTTTTGTAAAAGGTAGTTTTATCCGCCACTTACAAGAGAATGCGGGTTTATTATTCCACTTAGGTATTGCTTTATTTTCTTATGCTCTATTTTTCCTAGCCTTAATTTATGCTTTTCAATTAAAGTGGCTGGATAGACAGCTAAAAAGCAAAAAAATGTTCTTTTGCCCTATTTTGCCACCTTTGATGTCGGTTGAGCGTCACTTTTTCACATTAACTTTGGCTGCACAGGCAATGCTTACTTTAACCTTGATTTCGGGCATGATTTATCTACATAATTTTTTTGCTCCGGAACATATTCATAAAGCAATTTTCTCCGGACTGGCGTGGTTGGTCTACTGTGTTCAGCTATTAGGACAGTGGAAATTACGTTGGCGTGGAAAGCGGGTGCTTATTTATTCGATTTCGGGTATGATATTGCTCTCAATAGGCTATTTTGGTAGCCGAATTATCGTTCATTAA
- the yceD gene encoding 23S rRNA accumulation protein YceD, protein MQKVKLPLTIDPYKDAQRRVDYEGYISSELLKRLGESVCNVLSDAQVTLSLYVDPQRLTVIKGTATVDVEFDCQRCGDPFTQTLDCSFSFSPVSNMDQADILPEIYEPIEVNEFGEVNLLEMIEDEFILELPLVPMHSEEHCEVSGVEQVFGELPEELAKKPNPFAILANLKKN, encoded by the coding sequence ATGCAAAAGGTAAAACTACCCCTTACTATTGACCCGTACAAAGACGCTCAGCGTCGAGTGGATTATGAAGGTTACATTTCAAGTGAGCTTCTAAAACGCTTGGGTGAATCAGTATGTAACGTGCTAAGTGATGCACAAGTTACTCTATCGTTATATGTCGATCCACAACGTTTGACTGTGATTAAAGGCACAGCAACCGTTGATGTGGAGTTTGACTGCCAACGTTGTGGTGACCCGTTTACACAAACGCTAGACTGTTCATTTAGTTTCAGTCCGGTGTCTAACATGGATCAGGCGGACATCTTGCCCGAAATTTATGAACCTATCGAAGTAAACGAGTTCGGTGAAGTAAATTTACTAGAAATGATTGAAGATGAATTTATTCTTGAATTACCTCTAGTCCCGATGCATAGTGAAGAACACTGTGAAGTGTCCGGTGTCGAACAGGTATTTGGTGAATTGCCTGAAGAATTGGCAAAAAAACCAAATCCGTTCGCAATATTAGCTAATTTAAAGAAAAACTAG
- the rpmF gene encoding 50S ribosomal protein L32, which yields MAVQQNKKSRSRRDMRRSHDALTTAAVSVDKTTGETHLRHHVTADGYYRGRKVINK from the coding sequence GTGGCTGTTCAACAAAATAAGAAATCTCGTTCACGTCGTGATATGCGTCGTTCACACGATGCGTTAACAACTGCAGCAGTTTCAGTAGATAAAACAACTGGTGAAACTCACTTACGCCACCACGTAACTGCAGATGGTTACTACCGTGGTCGTAAAGTAATCAACAAGTAA
- the plsX gene encoding phosphate acyltransferase PlsX, with protein MSDITLAIDVMGGDFGPRVTIVAIANTLKCNSKLSFLLFGDEYQIIPLLKKYSLENHPRIQLHHTQQVIDPDVPFSTAIRQSKNSSMRLAIEAVATGKAQGCISGGNTGALMGLAKLLIEPLPNIERPALTSLIPTMNGNSTVMLDLGANIEVSNHQLIQFADMGNIFAQVMLGLVYPRLSLLNIGTEENKGTAQIKEVHQVLKTRLDLNYLGFIESDKLTSYITDVIVCDGYSGNIALKALEGAAKNILSLLKKEKADSDICRKTKRYLLRVIFHRYYRKLQEINPDRHNGATLLGLSKVIVKSHGGANANAFSYAIDYAIQQIENDIPNKIMARLHQLDKK; from the coding sequence TTGAGTGATATCACTCTTGCAATAGATGTGATGGGCGGGGACTTTGGTCCCCGTGTTACTATTGTGGCCATCGCAAATACATTAAAATGCAATTCCAAACTCTCGTTTCTTTTATTTGGTGATGAATACCAAATAATACCTCTTTTAAAAAAATACTCCCTCGAAAATCACCCTCGTATTCAGCTTCATCACACCCAACAAGTGATTGATCCCGATGTTCCTTTTTCAACCGCCATCCGTCAAAGTAAAAACAGTTCAATGCGTTTAGCTATCGAAGCAGTAGCCACCGGCAAAGCTCAGGGATGTATTAGCGGAGGCAATACAGGAGCATTAATGGGTTTGGCTAAATTATTGATTGAACCATTACCTAATATTGAACGTCCCGCATTGACTTCTTTAATTCCGACAATGAACGGAAACTCTACGGTTATGCTAGATTTAGGAGCTAATATTGAGGTGAGTAATCACCAACTTATCCAATTTGCCGATATGGGGAATATTTTTGCTCAAGTTATGCTCGGTTTAGTTTACCCCCGCCTTTCTTTACTCAATATTGGCACAGAAGAAAATAAAGGTACAGCCCAAATTAAAGAAGTGCATCAAGTGCTAAAAACACGACTTGATCTCAACTATCTTGGTTTTATTGAAAGCGATAAATTAACCAGCTATATAACAGACGTAATCGTCTGTGACGGCTATAGCGGTAATATTGCATTAAAAGCATTAGAAGGAGCGGCAAAAAATATTCTTTCTTTGCTTAAAAAAGAGAAAGCTGATTCTGATATTTGCCGTAAAACAAAACGCTATTTGTTAAGAGTGATTTTCCATCGTTACTACCGCAAACTACAAGAAATCAATCCTGATCGCCATAATGGCGCGACTTTACTCGGGTTATCAAAAGTAATAGTTAAAAGCCATGGTGGAGCAAACGCTAACGCCTTTAGCTACGCAATTGATTACGCTATTCAGCAGATTGAAAACGATATTCCAAACAAGATTATGGCAAGATTACATCAACTTGATAAAAAATAA
- the hisD gene encoding histidinol dehydrogenase, translated as MQTLIWNNLSEIEQEQYLARPAQVIGESIKTAVEAIKKNVLENGDKALLELSEKFDKVKLESLVISKEQIQQAESRISPALKKAIQNAKANIEAFHKAQQNQEVDIETQAGVRCQVLTRPINRVGLYIPGGSAPLFSTVLMLAIPAKIAGCKKVVLCSPPPIADEILYTANLCGVETIYAVGGAQAIIAMANGTETIQQVDKIFGPGNAFVTEAKRQVVQEGTAIDMPAGPSEVLVIADEFADPAFVASDLLSQAEHGADSQVILVTPSETLAKEVDEELEKQVSVLPRGETARKALAHSRTFIAENLQQAVEISNKYAPEHLIVQTENARSLLVDLDNAGSIFLGAYSPESMGDYASGTNHVLPTYGYTKTYSSLGLADFSKRMTVQELTPVGFLALAETVEQMASAELLQAHKNAVSLRVAKLKG; from the coding sequence ATGCAAACCCTAATTTGGAATAATCTGAGTGAAATAGAGCAAGAGCAATATCTTGCTCGTCCGGCACAAGTCATTGGTGAAAGCATCAAAACAGCTGTTGAGGCAATTAAAAAAAACGTATTAGAAAACGGCGATAAAGCCTTATTAGAGCTAAGCGAAAAATTTGATAAAGTAAAATTAGAGAGCCTGGTCATATCGAAAGAGCAAATTCAGCAGGCGGAAAGCCGCATTTCCCCTGCTTTGAAAAAGGCAATTCAAAATGCTAAAGCAAACATTGAAGCCTTTCACAAGGCTCAGCAAAATCAAGAGGTGGATATCGAAACCCAAGCGGGTGTGCGTTGCCAAGTACTTACCCGTCCGATTAATCGTGTTGGACTTTATATTCCGGGCGGCTCGGCTCCGCTGTTTTCTACAGTTTTAATGTTGGCGATTCCGGCAAAAATCGCTGGTTGTAAGAAAGTTGTGCTTTGCTCGCCTCCGCCGATTGCTGATGAGATTCTCTATACTGCAAATTTATGTGGAGTAGAAACTATCTATGCGGTAGGTGGGGCTCAGGCGATAATTGCAATGGCAAACGGCACGGAAACAATACAGCAAGTAGATAAAATTTTCGGGCCAGGTAATGCTTTTGTAACGGAGGCCAAACGCCAAGTTGTACAAGAAGGCACTGCGATTGATATGCCGGCAGGACCGTCTGAGGTATTAGTGATTGCTGATGAATTTGCTGATCCTGCCTTTGTGGCCAGTGATTTGCTTTCCCAAGCCGAACACGGTGCTGATTCACAAGTGATTTTAGTCACGCCAAGTGAAACTTTAGCCAAGGAAGTTGATGAGGAGTTAGAAAAACAGGTTTCTGTTTTACCTCGTGGAGAAACTGCCCGTAAAGCTTTGGCTCACAGTCGCACTTTTATTGCGGAAAATTTGCAACAAGCGGTCGAAATTAGCAATAAATATGCACCTGAGCATTTAATTGTACAGACTGAAAATGCTCGATCACTGCTTGTAGATTTAGATAATGCAGGTTCTATTTTCTTAGGCGCTTATTCACCGGAATCTATGGGCGATTATGCTAGCGGGACCAATCATGTGTTGCCAACTTATGGCTACACTAAAACTTATTCTAGTTTAGGATTAGCCGATTTTAGTAAGCGCATGACAGTACAAGAATTAACCCCAGTAGGCTTTTTAGCTTTAGCGGAAACAGTAGAACAAATGGCAAGTGCCGAGTTATTGCAAGCACATAAAAACGCAGTCAGTTTACGTGTAGCAAAATTAAAAGGCTAA
- the hisG gene encoding ATP phosphoribosyltransferase: MTTQNRLRIAMQKKGRLSQECSELLKQCGVKIIWNDQRLIAYSENMPIEILRVRDDDIPGLVFDGVVDLGIIGENVLEEEELGRLAGGEKVEYKKLRQLDFGGCRLSLAIDRDKNYTSVKDLEDTVIATSYPNLLKRYMKEQGVPFKSILLTGSVEVAPSAGIATAICDLVSSGATLEANGLKEVEVIYRSTACLIQRKEPLSAEKQALVEKLLTRIQGVQQAGESKYIMLHAPKDKLTQITALLPGVENPTILPLANDQTRVAMHVVSQENLFWETMEQLKEMGASSVLVLPIEKMLA, translated from the coding sequence ATGACAACACAAAATCGATTACGCATCGCAATGCAGAAAAAAGGGCGTTTAAGCCAAGAATGTAGTGAATTATTGAAACAGTGCGGAGTAAAAATTATTTGGAATGACCAACGCTTGATTGCCTATTCGGAAAATATGCCGATTGAAATCTTGCGTGTGCGTGATGATGATATTCCGGGCTTAGTCTTTGATGGTGTAGTAGATCTTGGCATTATCGGTGAGAATGTACTAGAGGAAGAAGAGCTCGGACGATTAGCTGGCGGTGAAAAGGTAGAATATAAAAAACTTCGCCAGTTAGATTTTGGCGGATGTCGCTTATCTCTTGCCATTGATCGTGATAAAAATTATACCAGTGTAAAAGATTTGGAGGATACTGTGATTGCTACTTCATATCCTAATTTATTAAAACGCTATATGAAAGAGCAAGGTGTGCCGTTTAAAAGTATTTTATTAACTGGCTCAGTAGAAGTTGCCCCAAGTGCTGGTATTGCTACAGCTATTTGCGATTTGGTTTCTTCAGGCGCAACTCTTGAGGCAAACGGGTTGAAGGAGGTGGAGGTGATTTATCGTTCCACAGCTTGTTTAATTCAGCGTAAAGAACCGCTTTCTGCCGAAAAACAAGCCTTAGTTGAGAAATTACTGACTCGTATCCAAGGTGTGCAACAGGCGGGTGAGTCGAAGTACATTATGTTACACGCACCAAAAGATAAGTTAACACAAATCACGGCGTTATTACCAGGAGTAGAAAATCCGACTATTCTGCCACTTGCCAATGATCAAACACGAGTGGCTATGCATGTAGTAAGTCAAGAAAATCTGTTTTGGGAAACAATGGAGCAGCTTAAGGAGATGGGCGCGAGTTCTGTTCTCGTTCTACCTATTGAGAAAATGTTGGCGTAG
- a CDS encoding phosphoribosylaminoimidazolesuccinocarboxamide synthase, whose product MQISLKKIYSGKVRDLYEIDEKRMLMVATDRLSAFDVILDDPIPHKGEILTQISNFWFNKLAHIMPNHFTGDSVFDVLPKEEAEAIQYRAVVCKRLTPVKIESIVRGYLTGSGLKDYKQTGTICGLKLPEGLTEASKLPQPIFTPSSKAEVGDHDINISYEECERQIGVELAAKVRDAALALYTEAAEYALTKGIIICDTKFEFGLDENGVLTLMDEVLTPDSSRFWSVKTYQEGTNPPSFDKQFVRDWLENSGWNKQAPAPKVPMDVIEKTVAKYQEVLDLLTK is encoded by the coding sequence ATGCAAATCAGCTTAAAAAAAATCTACTCCGGCAAAGTACGTGACCTCTACGAAATTGACGAAAAACGAATGTTAATGGTGGCAACCGATCGCTTATCGGCATTTGATGTAATCTTAGATGACCCTATCCCACACAAAGGTGAAATCCTCACTCAAATCTCTAATTTCTGGTTTAACAAATTAGCTCATATTATGCCAAACCACTTCACAGGTGATAGCGTGTTTGATGTATTACCGAAAGAAGAAGCTGAAGCAATTCAATATCGTGCAGTAGTTTGCAAACGCTTAACTCCGGTCAAAATTGAGTCAATTGTGCGTGGTTATTTAACCGGCTCAGGCTTAAAAGATTACAAACAAACCGGCACCATCTGTGGCTTAAAATTACCTGAAGGTTTGACAGAAGCAAGCAAATTACCACAGCCAATTTTTACTCCATCTAGCAAAGCAGAAGTGGGCGATCACGATATCAACATCAGCTATGAAGAGTGCGAACGCCAAATCGGCGTTGAACTTGCCGCCAAAGTACGCGATGCTGCTCTCGCACTTTACACTGAAGCGGCAGAATATGCCTTAACCAAAGGCATTATTATCTGCGATACCAAATTTGAATTCGGATTAGATGAAAACGGTGTACTGACGTTAATGGACGAAGTACTGACTCCAGACTCCAGCCGTTTCTGGTCTGTCAAAACTTACCAAGAAGGCACAAATCCGCCATCATTTGATAAACAATTCGTGCGAGATTGGCTGGAAAACAGCGGTTGGAATAAACAAGCCCCGGCTCCAAAAGTGCCTATGGATGTGATTGAAAAAACCGTGGCAAAATACCAAGAAGTTTTAGATTTATTAACCAAATAA
- a CDS encoding nucleotidyltransferase family protein, whose protein sequence is MDKPELALQPEELEIVKSILQQFVPNYPVWAFGSRVKGTARKYSDLDLAIITETPLTFLESDNLKEAFSESDLVWKVDIVDWATTSEAFRQIIRQKYIEIQ, encoded by the coding sequence ATGGATAAACCTGAATTAGCTCTTCAGCCAGAGGAACTTGAGATTGTTAAATCTATCCTCCAACAGTTTGTTCCTAACTATCCTGTGTGGGCATTTGGTTCTCGTGTGAAAGGTACTGCGAGGAAATATTCAGATTTGGATTTAGCTATTATCACTGAAACGCCTTTAACTTTTTTAGAGAGTGATAATCTCAAAGAAGCTTTTTCTGAATCGGATTTAGTTTGGAAAGTAGATATTGTTGATTGGGCAACCACCAGCGAAGCATTTCGGCAGATTATTCGGCAAAAATATATAGAAATCCAGTAA
- a CDS encoding nucleotidyltransferase substrate binding protein produces MSEQLSTQVLEDAFQSLEQTMNQLSDTHWFNQQLPIVQDTLIAGAIQKFEFVYELSLKMIKRQLQQEAISIEDLQAYSFKDILRDALKSGLIDDMAKWVTFRDMRNITSHTYNQDKAIAVYSQIEDFLEYSRFLVEQLRLRNQNG; encoded by the coding sequence ATGTCTGAACAGCTTAGTACTCAGGTTTTAGAAGATGCTTTTCAATCTTTGGAACAGACAATGAACCAGCTCTCTGATACTCATTGGTTTAATCAGCAATTACCAATTGTTCAAGATACGCTGATAGCTGGAGCAATTCAAAAATTTGAATTTGTCTATGAATTAAGCCTTAAAATGATCAAAAGACAGCTGCAACAAGAAGCTATTAGTATTGAGGATTTACAAGCTTATAGCTTTAAAGATATTTTGCGAGATGCGTTAAAATCAGGTTTGATTGATGATATGGCAAAATGGGTTACTTTCCGAGATATGCGAAATATTACCTCTCATACTTATAATCAAGATAAAGCAATAGCAGTGTATAGCCAAATTGAGGATTTCCTTGAATATAGCCGTTTTTTAGTTGAGCAACTGCGTTTGAGAAATCAAAATGGATAA